Proteins encoded in a region of the Vicia villosa cultivar HV-30 ecotype Madison, WI linkage group LG5, Vvil1.0, whole genome shotgun sequence genome:
- the LOC131607465 gene encoding cytochrome P450 CYP82D47-like isoform X1 → MMKNNLISPFTICTTLLLFVFTIFLLRIRSRVAKKAPPEASGAWPIIGHIHLLRGSQPPHVSLGKMAENFGPIFTVRLGVHKTLIVNSYEMAKQCFTVNDRAFASRPKSIAFEILGYNFSIIGFSPYGTYWRTVRKIATLHVLSAQRIEMLKQVMESEVKTAMKESYDLWLKTKKQKGCEGTEMKKWFGDIAINVMLRTVVGKRFDGEEEENERIRKALRDLFYLSGSFGISDALPYLRWFDLDGREKEMKRTAKDLDDFATIWLDQHKQSTIPGSQRDFMDVLLSKVDEEGVDGRDADTTIKSTCLTLILAGTDTTTGTLTWALALLLNNRETLNKVVHELDTQIGDKNMGMDIDLTKLEYLQAIIKETLRLYPPAPLNLAHESIEDCIVGGYHVPSGTRLLTNISKLQRDPMLYSNPLEFRPERFLTTHKDVDVKGQHFELIPFGAGRRICPGISFSLQLMQLILAYLLHGFDIVTQDGGEVDMAELSGLTNVKASPLQVILTPRLSAQVCSQN, encoded by the exons ATGATGAAAAATAATCTAATCTCACCATTTACTATCTGCACCACATTACTACTCTTTGTCTTTACTATATTTTTGCTACGGATCAGAAGCCGTGTAGCTAAAAAAGCACCCCCGGAAGCCAGCGGCGCATGGCCTATAATCGGCCATATTCATCTCTTACGTGGATCCCAACCACCTCACGTCTCATTGGGGAAAATGGCTGAAAATTTTGGACCAATCTTCACCGTTCGTTTGGGTGTTCACAAAACCCTAATCGTAAACAGTTATGAAATGGCAAAGCAGTGTTTCACCGTAAACGACAGAGCCTTTGCTTCCCGTCCAAAATCTATAGCCTTTGAAATTTTGGGTTATAACTTTTCCATAATAGGTTTCAGTCCCTACGGTACTTACTGGCGCACAGTGCGCAAGATAGCAACGCTCCATGTTCTCTCTGCTCAACGAATAGAGATGCTGAAGCAGGTGATGGAATCTGAAGTGAAGACAGCAATGAAAGAGAGTTATGACCTTTGGCTAAAAACAAAGAAGCAGAAAGGTTGTGAAGGAACTGAAATGAAGAAATGGTTTGGAGACATAGCAATTAACGTTATGTTGAGAACAGTTGTTGGAAAACGTTTTGACGGTGAAGAGGAAGAGAATGAACGGATCAGAAAAGCACTTAGGGACTTGTTTTATCTGAGTGGTTCATTTGGTATCTCGGATGCATTGCCGTATTTGAGATGGTTCGATTTAGATGGAAGAGAGAAGGAGATGAAGAGAACCGCGAAAGATTTAGATGATTTCGCTACGATTTGGCTAGATCAACACAAACAAAGTACTATTCCTGGAAGTCAACGGGACTTCATGGATGTGCTTCTatccaaagttgatgaagaagGTGTTGACGGTCGTGACGCAGATACCACAATTAAATCAACATGTCTG ACACTAATTTTGGCAGGCACTGACACTACAACAGGAACATTAACTTGGGCATTAGCTTTACTTCTCAACAACCGAGAAACCCTAAACAAGGTTGTACATGAATTAGATACACAAATTGGTGACAAAAATATGGGAATGGATATAGATTTGACAAAATTGGAGTATCTCCAAGCCATTATCAAGGAAACATTGCGTTTGTATCCACCCGCACCACTCAATTTAGCTCACGAGTCCATTGAAGATTGTATTGTGGGTGGATATCATGTGCCTTCTGGCACACGTCTATTGACTAACATTTCAAAACTTCAACGAGATCCTATGTTATATTCGAATCCATTAGAGTTTCGACCAGAGAGATTTCTCACAACACATAAAGATGTTGATGTTAAAGGGCAACATTTTGAGTTGATTCCATTTGGTGCAGGTAGAAGAATATGTCCCGGAATCTCATTTAGTCTTCAACTAATGCAATTAATACTTGCTTATTTGTTGCATGGATTTGACATAGTGACTCAAGATGGAGGAGAAGTTGATATGGCTGAACTAAGTGGACTCACTAATGTTAAAGCTTCTCCACTCCAAGTTATTCTCACTCCTCGTCTCTCAGCTCAAGTTTGTAGTCAAAATTAA
- the LOC131607465 gene encoding cytochrome P450 CYP82D47-like isoform X2 yields MMKNNLISPFTICTTLLLFVFTIFLLRIRSRVAKKAPPEASGAWPIIGHIHLLRGSQPPHVSLGKMAENFGPIFTVRLGVHKTLIVNSYEMAKQCFTVNDRAFASRPKSIAFEILGYNFSIIGFSPYGTYWRTVRKIATLHVLSAQRIEMLKQVMESEVKTAMKESYDLWLKTKKQKGCEGTEMKKWFGDIAINVMLRTVVGKRFDGEEEENERIRKALRDLFYLSGSFGISDALPYLRWFDLDGREKEMKRTAKDLDDFATIWLDQHKQSTIPGSQRDFMDVLLSKVDEEGVDGRDADTTIKSTCLTLILAGTDTTTGTLTWALALLLNNRETLNKVVHELDTQIGDKNMGMDIDLTKLEYLQAIIKETLRLYPPAPLNLAHESIEDCIVGGYHVPSGTRLLTNISKLQRDPMLYSNPLEFRPERFLTTHKDVDVKGQHFELIPFGAVTQDGGEVDMAELSGLTNVKASPLQVILTPRLSAQVCSQN; encoded by the exons ATGATGAAAAATAATCTAATCTCACCATTTACTATCTGCACCACATTACTACTCTTTGTCTTTACTATATTTTTGCTACGGATCAGAAGCCGTGTAGCTAAAAAAGCACCCCCGGAAGCCAGCGGCGCATGGCCTATAATCGGCCATATTCATCTCTTACGTGGATCCCAACCACCTCACGTCTCATTGGGGAAAATGGCTGAAAATTTTGGACCAATCTTCACCGTTCGTTTGGGTGTTCACAAAACCCTAATCGTAAACAGTTATGAAATGGCAAAGCAGTGTTTCACCGTAAACGACAGAGCCTTTGCTTCCCGTCCAAAATCTATAGCCTTTGAAATTTTGGGTTATAACTTTTCCATAATAGGTTTCAGTCCCTACGGTACTTACTGGCGCACAGTGCGCAAGATAGCAACGCTCCATGTTCTCTCTGCTCAACGAATAGAGATGCTGAAGCAGGTGATGGAATCTGAAGTGAAGACAGCAATGAAAGAGAGTTATGACCTTTGGCTAAAAACAAAGAAGCAGAAAGGTTGTGAAGGAACTGAAATGAAGAAATGGTTTGGAGACATAGCAATTAACGTTATGTTGAGAACAGTTGTTGGAAAACGTTTTGACGGTGAAGAGGAAGAGAATGAACGGATCAGAAAAGCACTTAGGGACTTGTTTTATCTGAGTGGTTCATTTGGTATCTCGGATGCATTGCCGTATTTGAGATGGTTCGATTTAGATGGAAGAGAGAAGGAGATGAAGAGAACCGCGAAAGATTTAGATGATTTCGCTACGATTTGGCTAGATCAACACAAACAAAGTACTATTCCTGGAAGTCAACGGGACTTCATGGATGTGCTTCTatccaaagttgatgaagaagGTGTTGACGGTCGTGACGCAGATACCACAATTAAATCAACATGTCTG ACACTAATTTTGGCAGGCACTGACACTACAACAGGAACATTAACTTGGGCATTAGCTTTACTTCTCAACAACCGAGAAACCCTAAACAAGGTTGTACATGAATTAGATACACAAATTGGTGACAAAAATATGGGAATGGATATAGATTTGACAAAATTGGAGTATCTCCAAGCCATTATCAAGGAAACATTGCGTTTGTATCCACCCGCACCACTCAATTTAGCTCACGAGTCCATTGAAGATTGTATTGTGGGTGGATATCATGTGCCTTCTGGCACACGTCTATTGACTAACATTTCAAAACTTCAACGAGATCCTATGTTATATTCGAATCCATTAGAGTTTCGACCAGAGAGATTTCTCACAACACATAAAGATGTTGATGTTAAAGGGCAACATTTTGAGTTGATTCCATTTGGTGCAG TGACTCAAGATGGAGGAGAAGTTGATATGGCTGAACTAAGTGGACTCACTAATGTTAAAGCTTCTCCACTCCAAGTTATTCTCACTCCTCGTCTCTCAGCTCAAGTTTGTAGTCAAAATTAA